One window of the Candidatus Jettenia sp. genome contains the following:
- a CDS encoding class II fructose-bisphosphate aldolase, with product MLYRIKEDLLNDLKDIVDIQKTGTIKILDSNALRNKKIDTIVYNAVFNKDSTMRDICRWLIRTTGNKLSVVSSSIQSLYEAMGKKQYKGFTVPAINIRGLTYDVARSVFRAAKKNHVGAFIFEIARSEIGYTDQRPSEYASVILAAAIKEGYEGPVFIQGDHFQINAKKYEKDRDAEIKTVKGLIKEAIEAGFYNIDIDTSTLVDLSKPNITEQQRLNFEFAAEFTAYIRTLEPKEITISIGGEIGEVGKKNSTIEELTAFMDGYNNTLITKGKGLKGISKISVQTGTSHGGVPLPDGTVAKVKLDFDTLRNLSRVARDRYGLSGAVQHGASTLPSDAFDKFPETGTAEVHLATEFQNMIYESSSFPRDFKNDIYEFLKKNCVADRKEGETDEQFIYKTRKMGFGPFKERFWNLPSDVKNKIGEELEAKFEFLFKKLNVIHSKEIIHKTIKSVEVQLTNPLTFS from the coding sequence ATGCTTTATCGTATCAAAGAAGATTTGTTAAACGATCTTAAAGATATTGTTGACATTCAAAAAACAGGTACTATAAAAATACTTGATAGTAATGCATTAAGGAATAAAAAAATAGATACGATTGTTTATAATGCCGTCTTTAATAAAGACAGTACTATGAGAGATATATGTCGATGGTTGATCCGTACTACAGGAAATAAACTCTCCGTTGTTTCTTCGTCTATTCAATCACTTTACGAAGCTATGGGTAAGAAACAATACAAGGGATTTACCGTGCCAGCCATTAATATAAGAGGCCTAACATATGATGTGGCACGTTCCGTTTTTAGAGCTGCAAAAAAGAATCATGTAGGTGCCTTTATCTTCGAAATTGCAAGATCTGAAATTGGTTATACAGATCAAAGGCCTTCGGAATATGCATCGGTCATTCTTGCGGCTGCTATCAAAGAAGGATATGAAGGTCCAGTGTTTATCCAAGGAGACCATTTCCAGATTAATGCAAAGAAATACGAGAAAGATCGAGATGCGGAGATTAAAACGGTAAAGGGACTTATTAAAGAAGCCATCGAAGCGGGCTTTTATAATATTGATATTGATACCTCAACATTGGTAGATCTCAGTAAACCAAACATTACCGAGCAACAAAGGCTTAATTTCGAGTTTGCTGCTGAATTTACCGCTTATATTAGGACATTAGAACCAAAAGAAATTACCATATCTATCGGCGGTGAAATAGGGGAAGTGGGGAAGAAGAATAGTACTATTGAAGAGTTGACTGCATTCATGGATGGCTATAATAACACCTTAATTACAAAAGGAAAAGGATTAAAAGGTATTAGTAAAATTAGTGTGCAGACAGGCACTTCTCACGGAGGAGTTCCTCTGCCAGATGGGACGGTTGCTAAAGTGAAACTGGACTTTGATACCCTAAGAAATTTATCAAGAGTAGCCAGGGATCGATACGGTCTTAGTGGAGCGGTGCAACATGGAGCGTCTACGCTTCCGAGCGATGCCTTTGATAAATTTCCGGAGACCGGTACTGCCGAGGTACACCTTGCTACTGAATTCCAAAATATGATCTATGAGAGCAGTTCCTTCCCGAGGGATTTTAAAAATGATATTTATGAATTCCTGAAAAAAAATTGTGTTGCTGACCGCAAAGAGGGAGAAACTGATGAACAATTTATCTATAAGACAAGAAAAATGGGTTTTGGCCCATTTAAGGAAAGATTTTGGAATCTGCCTTCTGACGTAAAAAATAAGATCGGTGAGGAACTTGAGGCTAAATTTGAATTTCTGTTTAAGAAATTAAATGTTATTCATTCTAAGGAAATAATACATAAGACGATTAAATCCGTTGAGGTCCAGCTAACTAACCCGCTAACCTTCTCATAA
- the fbp gene encoding class 1 fructose-bisphosphatase, with translation MQKSKVVTIQRHIVEQERLHPNATGDFTCLLWDLTIAAKTISREVNKAGLADILGITGENNIHGDVVKKLDVYANEKIYKSMNHGGHLCIMASEENEDIIPIPDEFPKGKYVLLFDPLDGSSNIDANVCVGTIFSIYRRKTTGEESTIEDCLRKGTDQVAAGYIIYGSSTMMVYTTGQGVHGFTLDPSIGEFLLSHENIRIPSKGKIYSINEGNANTWDEGTKKYIAYLKENDPSTERPYSLRYIGSLVSDFHRNLLYGGIFLYPIDYKDPKKPKAKLRLLYEAAPLAFIVEQAGGMASTGKERILNIQATELHQKVPLVIGSKEDVLTYEKFFSQK, from the coding sequence ATGCAGAAGAGTAAGGTTGTTACCATCCAAAGACACATTGTTGAGCAAGAGAGATTACATCCAAATGCTACAGGGGACTTTACCTGTCTCCTATGGGATTTAACTATTGCTGCAAAGACTATTTCCCGGGAGGTAAATAAGGCAGGCCTTGCAGATATTTTGGGCATCACAGGCGAAAATAATATCCACGGTGATGTAGTAAAGAAATTAGATGTCTATGCTAATGAAAAGATATATAAATCGATGAACCATGGTGGCCACCTCTGTATCATGGCATCAGAAGAAAATGAAGATATTATTCCAATACCAGATGAATTTCCAAAGGGTAAGTACGTCCTCCTTTTTGACCCTCTGGACGGCTCATCGAATATCGATGCCAATGTGTGTGTTGGGACTATATTCTCGATCTATCGAAGAAAGACAACGGGGGAGGAATCGACCATTGAGGATTGTCTTAGAAAAGGAACAGATCAAGTTGCAGCGGGATATATAATTTATGGATCAAGTACCATGATGGTATACACCACAGGGCAAGGAGTCCATGGTTTTACATTAGACCCTAGTATTGGAGAATTTTTACTTTCGCACGAGAATATTCGCATTCCATCTAAGGGCAAGATATATAGCATTAACGAGGGAAATGCAAATACATGGGATGAAGGAACAAAAAAATACATCGCTTATCTCAAAGAAAATGATCCTTCAACAGAAAGACCTTATTCCCTAAGATATATAGGATCGTTGGTATCAGATTTTCACAGGAACTTGCTTTACGGAGGCATATTCCTGTATCCTATTGATTATAAAGATCCAAAGAAACCAAAGGCAAAATTACGGTTACTTTACGAAGCTGCTCCACTTGCTTTTATTGTTGAGCAGGCTGGTGGTATGGCGTCAACAGGAAAAGAACGCATTCTGAATATTCAGGCAACTGAATTGCATCAAAAGGTACCTCTCGTTATCGGAAGTAAAGAAGATGTATTAACTTATGAGAAGTTTTTTAGCCAAAAGTAA